A genomic window from Streptomyces sp. HUAS YS2 includes:
- a CDS encoding MoxR family ATPase: MATFAPSVPALRPLAPSASQLDVAADLLALLRDTRTEPRPDDRLEALTLAVAADLPVLLWGEPGIGKTSALTQLADSLELPLTTVIASVHEPSDFSGLPIVGDDPAQQGVPLAPPDWAVRLVREGRGLLFLDELSTATPAVQAALLRLVLERRIGSLQLPPGVRIVAAANPRSSAADGWELSAPLANRFVHLQWTHDHEVVVRGLGGTWPRATLPRLDPQRLPDAVDRARRAVCGLLDVRPALVHRLPGSETRRGGPWPSPRSWDMTVCLIAFATAAGSSRDVLSLLVRGTVGDGPGLELLAWLDRMDLPDPEELLADPENAELPERGDRRQATLEGVVEAVKARPSKERWDAAWALLVRALETGAPDLVVVPATTLAALRQEEWDVPDAIERLAGAVSVSRRADRSVARAVTAGR, encoded by the coding sequence TTGGCCACATTCGCCCCGTCCGTGCCTGCCCTCCGGCCCCTCGCCCCCTCCGCCTCCCAGCTCGATGTCGCGGCCGATCTGCTCGCGCTGCTGCGCGACACGCGCACCGAACCGCGCCCCGACGACCGGCTGGAGGCGCTCACCCTCGCCGTCGCCGCCGACCTGCCCGTCCTCCTGTGGGGCGAGCCCGGCATCGGCAAGACCTCGGCCCTCACCCAGCTCGCCGACTCCCTCGAACTCCCGCTCACCACGGTGATCGCCAGCGTGCACGAGCCGTCCGACTTCTCCGGCCTGCCCATCGTCGGGGACGATCCCGCGCAGCAGGGCGTGCCGCTGGCCCCGCCGGACTGGGCCGTCCGCCTCGTGCGGGAGGGCCGGGGGCTGCTGTTCCTCGACGAACTCTCCACCGCGACCCCGGCCGTCCAGGCCGCCCTGCTCCGGCTCGTCCTGGAGCGCCGCATCGGCTCGCTCCAATTGCCGCCCGGCGTCCGGATCGTGGCCGCCGCCAACCCGCGGTCCTCGGCGGCCGACGGCTGGGAGCTGAGCGCGCCGCTGGCCAACCGCTTCGTGCATCTGCAGTGGACCCACGACCACGAGGTGGTGGTGCGCGGCCTCGGCGGGACCTGGCCCCGTGCCACGCTGCCCCGGCTCGACCCGCAGCGGCTCCCGGATGCCGTGGACCGGGCCCGGCGCGCGGTGTGCGGGCTGCTCGACGTCCGACCCGCGCTCGTCCACCGGCTGCCCGGCAGCGAGACGCGCCGAGGCGGCCCCTGGCCGTCCCCGCGCAGCTGGGACATGACGGTGTGTCTGATAGCCTTCGCGACCGCGGCCGGCTCCTCACGGGACGTGCTGTCGCTGCTCGTCCGGGGCACCGTCGGCGACGGTCCGGGGCTCGAACTGCTCGCCTGGCTGGACCGGATGGACCTGCCGGACCCCGAGGAACTGCTCGCGGATCCGGAGAACGCCGAACTGCCCGAGCGCGGCGACCGGCGTCAGGCCACGCTGGAAGGGGTCGTCGAAGCGGTCAAGGCACGTCCGAGCAAGGAGCGTTGGGACGCGGCGTGGGCGCTGCTGGTACGAGCCCTGGAAACCGGCGCGCCGGATCTGGTCGTCGTCCCCGCGACCACACTCGCCGCGCTGCGGCAGGAGGAGTGGGACGTGCCGGACGCGATCGAGCGGCTGGCCGGCGCGGTGTCGGTGTCCCGCCGCGCGGACCGCTCGGTGGCCCGTGCGGTGACGGCGGGCCGATGA